CTGGCGTCGCCCACGCCCACGGCGACCGAGACTTCCACGCCGATGGTCTCGCCGACCGCGACGCCAATCCCCACGGGGACGGCCACGCCCACGGCCACCCCCACACCGACGGCCGGCCCGACGGCAACCCCGACCGCCACGCTGACCCCAACCGCGACGCCGCCAACCCCCGGCAGGCCCCGCCCCTGGCTCTACCTGCCCGTGGTCGCCGCGAATCATTCCTATCCTGCCCCTCGCTGAGGTACGCGGACGATGACATCGCTTGGCTATTTGGGGCTGGGCATCGCTGCGGGCATCTTGGGCAGCCTGCTTGGATTGGGAGGAGGCATCCTCATCGTGCCGGGCCTGACGCTCCTTTTTGGCCTGCCCATCAAGACAGCCGTCGCCACCAGCGTCGTGGCGGTGGTTACCAACTCCCTGGCGGGCAGCCTGGTGTACGTCCGCCGCGGGTTCACCCACATCAAACTGGCGATGATCCTGGAGACCACGACCACGATAGGGGCGCTCGGCAGCGGGCTGATCGCCATGTGGGTCAGCGGGCGCTGGCTCTACGGCCTTTTCGCGGCGATGGCCTTGTACATTGTGTACGCCATGCGGCGCCCCCCGTTGGGCGAGACAGCCGACAACCCCGACGGCGTTCTGCCGGCGGCGTTCACGGACCCCGCCACCGGGCGCGAAGTGCGCTACGGCGTCCAGCACCTGGGGATTGGCGCACTGGTGAGCACCGTGGCCGGCGTTTTGTCGTCGCTGCTGGGCGTCGGGGGCGGCATCATCAAGGTTCCCGTCATGTGCCAGGTGCTGGGCGTCCCCATCAAGGCGGCCACGGCCACCAGCACGTTCATGATCGGGATCACGACGGCGACAGCCGCGATGGTGTACTACGGCGGCGGGTTGGTCATCCCTTCGCTGGCCGTCCCCGTGGCGTTTGGGGCATTCCTGGGCGCGCAGGTCGGTTCGCGCCTGGGTTCTCGGATCCGAAGCAAGGCCCTGCGAAGTCTGTTCCAGTTGCTCTTGCTGGTGATCGCGGTTCAGATGGGGTGGAGGGCACTGGGACTATGAGATTCGCCACGCCGCTGCATCGCTTCGTGTACTACGTGCTGCTGGTGGGGCTGTCGGCAAGCGTCGTGCTGATCCTGGCCGGCAGCGTATGGTCACTGGCGGCCACCGGTGCGCTGCCCGAACGCACGCTGCCTGCAACGCAGGTGCTCCGTTCCGCGTTGGCAGGGGAGGCGCAGGGCCTGGTCTCGGCGGGCCTTCTGGGCATCCTGCTGACGCCGCTGGCGGCCGTGGCGACAACCGTCGTCGTGTCCGCGTCGCGTCGGGATAGGGTGGGCGTCCTGGCCGGGTTGGGCGTGGCGCTGGTGATGGTCGTGAGCCTGCTGCTGGGCGGGGCATAGGGAGGCAAGGGTTTACCCCCTCATCCCCTGGCCCCTTCTCCCCCGCAAGCGGGGCGAGAAGGGGAATGGCGCGGCATTGCTGCCCGCAGGGCGCGCTTTGACGTCCCCGCGTCGGCGGGATAGAATGAGCGCCACCATCACCGGAGGGCGCATTGGCAAGACTGCGAGGCATATCCCACATCCTGGCGGGCATCGTCCTTGGGCTCTTCGCGGGCCGAGTTTGGGCCGAGAGCCAATCCGTTGCCCTATCCGCGCCGCGGCTGCTCCTCATCGCCGGCCTGGTCTGCGTGGCGGGCGGGGCGCTCGGATGGGCCTCGGCGCGCCTGCGCATCCGCACCTGGCCGCTGTTCGTGCTGCTGGCCTACGCCGCGTGGCCTGTCGTGTCGCCGGCGGTGGCCGGATGGGTGGCGGCGTTCGCGCTGCTCGCGCTGGCGCTGGCCAACTTGCCCGCGCGGGCCGACTGGCCGGTAGAAGGCCCCGTCGCCGTCGTCGCCTTCGCCGTGTACGTGGCGACTCTGGCTCCGGGCCTGCTCCCCGCCGACAGCGGCGAATTCCAGTTCGTGGCCCGCGTGCTGGGCATCGCGCACCCGCCAGGCTACCCCCTGTACACGCTGCTGGGCAAACTGGCGACGCTCCTGCCCCTCAACTCCGTCGCATGGCGGGTGAATCTCCTATCGGCCGTGTTCGCCGCGTTGGCGCTGGCGCTGGTGGCGCGAACGGTGCGGCGGCTGACCGCATCGGCGGTGGCCGGTCTCGCGGCTGCGCTGGCCCTGGGCGGCATCACCACCTTCTGGGCACAGGCGACGACCGCCAACATCCGCTCGCTCATGGCGCTGTTCACGGCCCTCATGCTCCTTCTGGCGCTGGAGTATGGCGCGAAGCCGTCCGAAAACGGGCTGATCGCGCTAGCGGTGGCAGCGGGGCTGGCCGTCGGGCACCACGGCTCGTTGGGGTTGCTGTTCATCCCGTTGGTCGTGTACCTTCTCGTCGCCGACCGTCTGCTGCTCAAGCGCACCCGCTGGCTTCTGACGGCGGCGGGGGCATTCGTGGCGTCGCTCCTGGTGTTGCTGTACTTGCCCGTGCGGAGCCTGACGGGCGCGCCCTTTGACCCCTCGCCCATTGATTCGGTGGGCCGGTTTCTGGAGCATATCCTGGCGTCGGGCTTCAGGGGCGACATGTTCTACTTCGCCCGCGCCGACCTCCTTCCTGGGCGCATCGGCGTGTGGCTGAACATCGTGCGCATGGAGTTCGGCGCGCCGCTGGCTGTGGCGATGGCGTTGGCGAGCATCGCGGCGCTGGCCAGGCGGCCCAAGGCCGCGCTCCTCATCGGCGGCGTGTTCCTGGTCAACACCGCCACGGCCATCACCTACCGCGCGCCGCAGACGGTGGAGTACCTCATCCCGTCCTACGTGGCGCTGGCGGTGCTCTTGGGCATCGGCCTGGCCGAGGGGATCGCGTGGGCGTCGCGCCAGGCGACGTTGCGAGTTCTCGTCGTGGCGGGGGTGCTGGCGTTGTGCGCGGCGCCCTGGGTCGCCAACGCGCCCAGTTTCCGCGCCCTGCATCGGGATTATTCCACCGAGCAGACGGCGCGAACCCTGCTCGGCTCCGCGCCGGCCCGCGCGACGATTCTCGCCAACTGGCACTGGGCCACGCCCCTCTGGTACCTGCAGTACGTGGAAGGCGCGCGGCCCGACGTGCGCGTGCTCTACGTCTATCCCGAAGGCGCGACGCCGAACGAGGACGTGTGGATTCGGCGCATCGGCGAGGCGCTGCAGCAAGGCCCCGTGCTCATCACCAACTGGTTTGAGGCGTACAAGGCCACGCCCTACCGGTTCGTGCGCACCGAAGGTGGCTGGCGGGTGTCGGACGCCCCCATGCGAGACGTGCCGCCGGGCCTGGTCGCCGTAGATGCCGTCTTTGACGGCAAAATCCGCCTCATTGGCTATCGGCTGAGCGAGAGCGAAACCGCGCCGGGCAAGGAATTGCGCCTGTGGCTGTGCTGGCAACCGGTGGAGCCGCTGGACCGCGACTACTCGTTCTTCGTCCACCTGGTGGATGCCGGCGGCCGGGTGCAGGGCCAAAGCGACCTCACCCGCGACGGCAGGCTGTACCAGGCCGGCGAGGTGGTGGTGGATGAGCATCGGCTTGCCATCCTGCCGACCGCCGACGCGGGCGAGTACGCCGTCATCGCGGGCACGTACATCACGCTGCCCGACGGCTGGCGGCGGTTGCAGACGCCGGACGGGCGCGACGCCGTACCGCTTGCCGACGTGCGGGTGCGGCCGGCCGTGGAGCCGCCCGTAACCCTGCACCCGATGGTGCAGCGGTTCGCGGGCGGGCTGACCCTGGTCGGCGCCGACTGGGACGTCGCGGGATCGGGCGCGCTGTACCTGCACTGGCGGAACGACGGCCTGCCCGCCGGGGACTACGCGGTGCAATTCCTGCGCGCGGGCGACCTGGCGGCCCAGGGCATCGTCCACGTGCCGCCTGCCCCGGCCTACTTCACGTCTGGCACGCCCGTGCCCTACGGCGAGGGTTGGCTCTCCATCCGCCTGCACGACGCAACGGGCCGCCTGCTCCAACCGCTGGGGCCGTGGGGTCGAGCCTGGAGCAACGAAGCCATGCTGCCCCATTTCTCCGCCGGCGCACGGTACGTGAACCTGGGCGGCGAGATGATCTTCGCGGGCGTGGGCGCGCTGCCCGCCGAGGCCCAGGCCGGCGAATCGCTGCGGGTTACGGCCAGGTTTGTGGCGCTGAAGCCACTCGTGAACGACTACGCCGTGTCGGTGTCGCTGGCCGCCGACGACGGCGCGTGGGCCGTGCAGCATGACACCACGCCTGCGCTGGGGGCCATCCCCACGCTGAAGTGGACGCGGGGCGTGGCCGTGGACGACCCGCACGCGCTGGAGATTCCCCCAGGCGCGACGGGGCAGGCCACGCTGCGCCTCACCGTGTACGATGCGTTCACGCTAGACCCGCTGCCGGTGCTGGACGCCGAACTGGCCCGCCTGGGTCAGGGGCAAAACCTCACGATCGGCAGCGTGCAAGTGCGGTGAATTAGGGCGGCATTCCACCGCCGCCGGAGAGCCATCCACGAATAACGCGAATCCACGCGAATGGGGAATCGTAGGCACGTGGGGCGCCTTTCCGTAGTGCGGCTAAGGTGCGACGCACTTCGGAAGTGCGTCGCACGTTGGCCGCCAACACAAGTTTGTAGGGCGGCACTCCGCAGCCGCCCGAGGCAGGGCCAGTATGCGAACGTGCCCTGCGCCCATGCTTTTCATGCTGCCGCTTGTCGGTCTGACCAGTTTCCACCGAAATGGCACCACCGCTGGTACAAACTCCTTGACACAGGGGCAGGAGTATGGTACAGTTACGGTAGAACGGATGTTGGACGGCTTCCGAACACGGCAAAAGGGCATTCTTGGGGGTGAGATCCCCAGTAGGGTATATGAATGGAATTTGAATGGGATCCGCAGAAGGCAGCCAAGAACTTGCGGAAACACATGGACGATGAGTTGCGTCCCGAATATGATCTGCGCGAACTACTCAAGGGTGGCACTCGGGGCAAGTATGTAGCCCGCTATCGTGCAGGTACTAATCTGGTGCTGCTTGACCCCGATGTGGCCAAGGCCTTTCCAGACGAAGCCGCAGTGGATGAAGCTCTGCGCCTGGTGATACGGTTGTCGGAGATACAACAGGGCAAGAAGGGAGCCGTAACAAAGGCCCGATAGAGGGCGATATGGCAGGCTAACACGCGCTTGCACCTGACGCCGCTTCGCGGCGCAGGTGAAGCGCGAGCCGTTGGGCGTATGGGCCTTTGCGTTGCGCGGCGTGAATCGCCATGTCGGCGGCGAATGGCTTGCATCCGCATAGCGACCCCCCAGGCGGCGCATCGTGCAAGCCCCTCCCGAATTGACACAATCCGCGCCTTGGCGTACACTGTATTTGTGTCAGGATGACCACACACCGGGTGCGGCCGATTTCACTGACCGTGTGGAATGTGTCCGATGCCGTATCGGACGCCAGGGTGAACCCAGAAAGGGGTAACATGAACATCTATGTAGGGAATTTGGCGCGGGAGACCACCGAAGCAGAACTGCGCCAGGCCTTTGAGGCCTTCGGTCAGGTGAGTTCGGTCGCCATCATCAAGGACAAGTACAGCGGCGAATCCAGAGGCTTCGGATTCGTGGAGATGCCCAGCGCAGCCGAGGCGCAGGCGGCCATCGCTGGCCTCAACGGCAAGGAGTTGGGCGGGCGCGCGCTGAATGTGAACGAGGCGAGGCCCCGCGAGGACCGCGGTGGCCGAGGCGGCGGTGGCCGCGGCGGAAGCCGTGGCGGAGGCTACGGGGGCCGCGGCGGGCGCCGCTCCTTCTAGTCCTCATCGCAGTCTCCTTGTGTGCAAAGCCCCAGGCTCGGACGCGCTCCGGGCCTGGGCTTTCGCCTGGGCGCGAGCGTGAACACACCGCGCGGGGCTAAACCCCCGCGCTATGGGCGCGAAGCCCCCTCGGGGCTATTGAATCTCGCTACTCCAATAGAACACTCGCATCTTGAGTTCGGCCCGTCAGAACAGGGGGCCGCTAGATGTAGGGCAAATTGCCGATTTGCCCTACGATGGCCGCTAGAACACTCGCATCTTGAGTTCGGCCCGTCAGAACAGGGGGCCGCTAGACGTAGGGCAAATTGCCAATTTGCCCTACGATGGCCGCCGAGAGAGCAGCGCCAACCGAATGTGCGCCCTCCCGATGGGCCTCCTGGCGCTATGTTACCACATCGTGCGTTCTTATGAAAGAGCGAGCGTGAGTAACAGCCCGCAGGACTTCGCCCGTTTTGCCCGAGGCTTGAGCGTCGGGCGGCGTGGGCGCACCCCCCATCCCCGGCTTTGCTCGTGCCCATTCGTGTTCTTCGTGGATGCACTTTGATTCGGCCGCCACCTGTGCTATACTGCCCGTAGTTCAGCCACGGCGAGGTGAGGTTCCATGATTCCGGTACGCCTTCAGGTTCGCAACTTCCTCTGCTACAGCGACAACGCCCCCGTGTTGGATTTCGCCGGCATCCATGTCGCCTGCCTGTCGGGGGCCAATGGGCATGGCAAGTCGGCGCTGCTGGACGCCATCACCTGGGCGCTGTGGGGCAAGGCCCGCGCACGCCAGGACGACCAACTCATCCATCAGGGGCAGACCGACATGGACGTGGAGTTTGACTTCCTGATGGACGGCCAACTCTACCGCGTCATCCGCAAACGCACCAGTAGGGGGCGCGGGCAAAGCGCGCTGGAGTTGCAGGCGGACAGAGGCGGCAAGTTCGTGGTGCTGACCGAAGACTCGCAGCGCGCAACCCAGGCGCGCATCAACGCGATCCTTCGGATGGACTACGACACGTTCATCAACTCCGCGTTTCTGGTGCAGGGCCGCGCCGACGAATTCACGGTGAAAGCCCCCGCGGAACGCAAGCAGGTGCTGGCCGACATCCTGGGCCTGGCGCTCTACGACCGCGCGGAGGAAATCGCCAAAGATCATGCGCGGCAGGCCGAGCAGGAAATCGCCCACCTCACCGGCGAGATTCAGAACCTGGACGGCGAACTGAAGAATCTGGCCGCGTATCGGGATGAGGAGAAGGCGCTTGCCCTGGAGAGCGAAAGTCTGACCCGCCAGCGGGAGGACGCCGAGCGGGCCACGCGGGAGGCCGAGGTGGTGCTGAGCGGCCTGCAACAGAAGAAGCGCGAATTGGACGAACTGGCCGCAAGGCGGGCGCAGGACGAGCGCGCGCTCCGAGACAGGGAGCAGAGGCGCGAGTCTGTGCTGAAGCAGATGGCCGTGCTGGAGGCCCTGCTGGCCGAGGAGGCCGACATCAAGGCGGGCTACCAGCGGCTTCTGGAAGCGCGAGAACGCGAAGCGGCCCTGGCGAGCAAGGGCATTCGCGCCAACCAACTGAACGCCGAAGCGGTGCGCCTGGAAGGCCGCATCGCCCAGGCCCGCCAGAAACTGGCGCTGGAACTGGAGCATGCGCAGAAGCAGGCCGCCGACAAGGAAGCCGAGGCCCAAAAGGCCGAATCTCTGCGGGCCAAGCGAGCGCAGGTCGCCAGGGAACTGGAAGCCCTGGACGAGAAGGAACGCCAGCGGGACGCTCTCCGCCAGTCCATCCAGGATTCGGGCCTGGAAGCCGAGCGCCTGAGGTCCGAGAACGAGCGGCTGCGCCGGGAAATGGCCGACCTTAGGGGCAAGATTGACCAACTGGGAGCGGCGGGAGCCACCTGTCCCCTGTGCCGTTCGCCCCTGAGCGACGAGAGCCGCCAGCGTCTGATTGAGGACATGACGGCGGAGGGGCGCGCCAAGAAGGAGCAATTCACGGCCAACCAGAACCGTATGCAGGCGCTGGACGCCGAGCGCG
This genomic interval from Chloroflexota bacterium contains the following:
- a CDS encoding SMC family ATPase, encoding MIPVRLQVRNFLCYSDNAPVLDFAGIHVACLSGANGHGKSALLDAITWALWGKARARQDDQLIHQGQTDMDVEFDFLMDGQLYRVIRKRTSRGRGQSALELQADRGGKFVVLTEDSQRATQARINAILRMDYDTFINSAFLVQGRADEFTVKAPAERKQVLADILGLALYDRAEEIAKDHARQAEQEIAHLTGEIQNLDGELKNLAAYRDEEKALALESESLTRQREDAERATREAEVVLSGLQQKKRELDELAARRAQDERALRDREQRRESVLKQMAVLEALLAEEADIKAGYQRLLEAREREAALASKGIRANQLNAEAVRLEGRIAQARQKLALELEHAQKQAADKEAEAQKAESLRAKRAQVARELEALDEKERQRDALRQSIQDSGLEAERLRSENERLRREMADLRGKIDQLGAAGATCPLCRSPLSDESRQRLIEDMTAEGRAKKEQFTANQNRMQALDAERERLERELGALDAALKGRGAKQREEAALSEALARAETAVEEAKRLREAAADIQRRLEREEFAQDERKRLAEVQAEIRALDYDPQAHEEARRALQALAEYETKHANLLSASQRIDGLRADIARYEEEIAQFRKALAESGDRKVQLEAELATLPRAEADAKAKRAEAESLAERERRARDRLAMARQKLEYCDRLAARREEKSRALEEARSNKSLYDDLRLAFGKKGIQAMIIESIIPEIQDEANALLQRMTDGRMQVTLQTQRDTKSGTTVETLEIHISDELGSRPYELFSGGEAFRVNFAIRVALSKLLARRAGAQLRTLIIDEGFGSQDAAGRRKLVEAIQSVQDDFDKILVITHVEELQDAFPVRIHVEKTAAGSTFSIM
- a CDS encoding DUF1634 domain-containing protein, which encodes MRFATPLHRFVYYVLLVGLSASVVLILAGSVWSLAATGALPERTLPATQVLRSALAGEAQGLVSAGLLGILLTPLAAVATTVVVSASRRDRVGVLAGLGVALVMVVSLLLGGA
- a CDS encoding DUF2723 domain-containing protein yields the protein MARLRGISHILAGIVLGLFAGRVWAESQSVALSAPRLLLIAGLVCVAGGALGWASARLRIRTWPLFVLLAYAAWPVVSPAVAGWVAAFALLALALANLPARADWPVEGPVAVVAFAVYVATLAPGLLPADSGEFQFVARVLGIAHPPGYPLYTLLGKLATLLPLNSVAWRVNLLSAVFAALALALVARTVRRLTASAVAGLAAALALGGITTFWAQATTANIRSLMALFTALMLLLALEYGAKPSENGLIALAVAAGLAVGHHGSLGLLFIPLVVYLLVADRLLLKRTRWLLTAAGAFVASLLVLLYLPVRSLTGAPFDPSPIDSVGRFLEHILASGFRGDMFYFARADLLPGRIGVWLNIVRMEFGAPLAVAMALASIAALARRPKAALLIGGVFLVNTATAITYRAPQTVEYLIPSYVALAVLLGIGLAEGIAWASRQATLRVLVVAGVLALCAAPWVANAPSFRALHRDYSTEQTARTLLGSAPARATILANWHWATPLWYLQYVEGARPDVRVLYVYPEGATPNEDVWIRRIGEALQQGPVLITNWFEAYKATPYRFVRTEGGWRVSDAPMRDVPPGLVAVDAVFDGKIRLIGYRLSESETAPGKELRLWLCWQPVEPLDRDYSFFVHLVDAGGRVQGQSDLTRDGRLYQAGEVVVDEHRLAILPTADAGEYAVIAGTYITLPDGWRRLQTPDGRDAVPLADVRVRPAVEPPVTLHPMVQRFAGGLTLVGADWDVAGSGALYLHWRNDGLPAGDYAVQFLRAGDLAAQGIVHVPPAPAYFTSGTPVPYGEGWLSIRLHDATGRLLQPLGPWGRAWSNEAMLPHFSAGARYVNLGGEMIFAGVGALPAEAQAGESLRVTARFVALKPLVNDYAVSVSLAADDGAWAVQHDTTPALGAIPTLKWTRGVAVDDPHALEIPPGATGQATLRLTVYDAFTLDPLPVLDAELARLGQGQNLTIGSVQVR
- a CDS encoding RNA-binding protein, which codes for MNIYVGNLARETTEAELRQAFEAFGQVSSVAIIKDKYSGESRGFGFVEMPSAAEAQAAIAGLNGKELGGRALNVNEARPREDRGGRGGGGRGGSRGGGYGGRGGRRSF
- a CDS encoding sulfite exporter TauE/SafE family protein, producing the protein MTSLGYLGLGIAAGILGSLLGLGGGILIVPGLTLLFGLPIKTAVATSVVAVVTNSLAGSLVYVRRGFTHIKLAMILETTTTIGALGSGLIAMWVSGRWLYGLFAAMALYIVYAMRRPPLGETADNPDGVLPAAFTDPATGREVRYGVQHLGIGALVSTVAGVLSSLLGVGGGIIKVPVMCQVLGVPIKAATATSTFMIGITTATAAMVYYGGGLVIPSLAVPVAFGAFLGAQVGSRLGSRIRSKALRSLFQLLLLVIAVQMGWRALGL